The sequence GGAGGCTTCCACCCTGGCACAGCGGTAGGTGGCCTCGATCTGCTCCGCATAGCGGCCGGGCAGGAAGCGGTAGCGTTTGTGGGTGTCAAAGACGAGGAAGCTGATCATCGCCCCGCTGCGCAGGGATGCCTTGATCTGGCGTTCGATCTCCGTCTGGGAAGGGACCTCGCCGAGCACGATCGCCGTTTCGCACATCCCGTGGGAGAGGTTGGCCTTCTGGCTGTAGGGGTGCAGCATCAGGGCTTCCCCGTAGATGGCATTGAGGTGCATCTGTGCGGCGGTGGCGATGATCGTATCGAACATCCGGTTCATGATCCCCATTTTCTTGAACTCGGGATCGACGGCGGCAATGGCAATCTCGGCGATCTCGGCATGGCGGGAGAGGACCAGGGCGAAGTGGCCGACGACGCGGACCCCGTAGACGGCGACGATGGAGACGACTTCACGGTCCTCGTTGAGCTGGCGGATCTTGACGGGGTCGTAGAACTGGCTCTTGTAGTAGGTGTAGTGGTAGTTCTTGTAGATGAGCTGGGCAATCCCCTCGGCGTCGGAGGCCTCGAAACGGCGGACATCCAGCCGTTCCAGGATCGTCTGCTTGTCGGGCAGGACGGTGGAGGTTTTCCCGGTACGGATGTCGTAGCTGTGCTCGAAGGCCTGGATGACGCTGAACCGTTTTCCCTTGTTCTCGAGCATGGTGAACCAGAAGCGGTCGACAAGATCGTAGATGCGGTAAAAGCCTTTTTCGTGCACCGCCGAACGGTCGACCGCCTCGCTCATGAACGGGGTGAAATCAAACGGCAGACCGCTGTCCTCAACGTCGATCTGCAGTTGGCGGGGGGTGATGGTGAAACGGACCGTGACGTCCATGTTTTCCATCTTGATGTAGGCGTGTTCGACGACGTTTTCCAGCAGCTGGTCGATCGCCTCTGAGAGCTGTTCGGGACGGTGCAGCGGCAGCAGCTGTCTCAGGTGCTTGCAGGTGTAGCGTAGAAGCGAAAAGTGGGTCCGGCTGGTGAGGCGGATTTCGATGAGGTCACGCATCGTCCATCGCCTCCAGGGCGGCGAGCGCCATGATTTTCATGCCGTAGCGCAGGGCGTCGTCATCGACGTCGAAGCGGGCATTGTGCTGCGGAATGCAGGTCCCCTTTTCCGGGTCGCAGGTCCCCAGACGGAAAAAGGCGCCCGGGACGATCTCGAGGTAGCGTCCGAAGTCCTCGCCGCCCATGACCGGGTCGGCAAGGTCGATGACGTTTTCCTCGCCCAGGACGGTTCCCGCGGCACGCCGGACGATGT is a genomic window of Sulfurimonas sp. HSL1-2 containing:
- a CDS encoding ATP-binding protein; protein product: MRDLIEIRLTSRTHFSLLRYTCKHLRQLLPLHRPEQLSEAIDQLLENVVEHAYIKMENMDVTVRFTITPRQLQIDVEDSGLPFDFTPFMSEAVDRSAVHEKGFYRIYDLVDRFWFTMLENKGKRFSVIQAFEHSYDIRTGKTSTVLPDKQTILERLDVRRFEASDAEGIAQLIYKNYHYTYYKSQFYDPVKIRQLNEDREVVSIVAVYGVRVVGHFALVLSRHAEIAEIAIAAVDPEFKKMGIMNRMFDTIIATAAQMHLNAIYGEALMLHPYSQKANLSHGMCETAIVLGEVPSQTEIERQIKASLRSGAMISFLVFDTHKRYRFLPGRYAEQIEATYRCARVEASVSRPANPNRQVLTHHFNPHINVGFIIIEGLPDPEALDELIDLMHTDHCEMVYADLNLHHIEEIDEVVTMLNRRHFFYSGVFFSFYHNEDYLRLQRKNSRFVDEEQLVCYSQNAKAMLEYIQEDEARVASAGAEAQ